The following proteins are encoded in a genomic region of Natronorubrum halophilum:
- a CDS encoding IclR family transcriptional regulator: protein MSQEVQYPVQAAATTFRIIETLHDLNGAGVAELADELEMPKSTVHDHLRTLTEVEYLVNENGTYHVGARFLELGGFARSQMKLYQVGSPEIKKLAEETGEHANLLIEEHGKGIFLNKVKGPDAVNLDTHIGMRVYLQTTALGKAILSRLPEATVDEIIDRHGLPAVTEQTVTDRDELKAQLAEIRNRGYAIDDEERVLGMRCVAAPICDEDGMPIGAVSVSGPTNRFNNEVFEDEIPKSVLSTANVIEVNMTYT from the coding sequence ATGTCGCAAGAAGTTCAATATCCGGTCCAGGCCGCTGCGACAACCTTCCGGATCATCGAAACGCTCCACGACCTCAACGGCGCAGGCGTCGCCGAACTCGCCGACGAACTCGAGATGCCAAAGAGCACGGTCCACGACCACCTGCGAACACTAACCGAGGTCGAGTACCTGGTCAACGAGAACGGGACGTACCACGTCGGCGCTCGCTTCCTCGAGCTGGGCGGGTTCGCCCGAAGCCAGATGAAACTGTATCAGGTCGGATCGCCGGAGATCAAGAAGCTGGCCGAGGAGACGGGCGAGCACGCGAACCTGCTGATCGAAGAACACGGCAAGGGAATTTTCCTCAACAAGGTCAAAGGGCCCGACGCCGTCAATCTCGACACCCACATCGGCATGCGCGTCTATCTCCAGACGACGGCGCTCGGCAAGGCGATCCTCTCGAGGCTCCCGGAGGCAACAGTCGACGAGATCATCGACCGCCACGGGCTGCCCGCCGTCACTGAACAGACGGTTACGGACCGAGACGAACTGAAAGCCCAGCTCGCGGAGATCCGCAACCGAGGATACGCGATCGACGACGAAGAACGCGTACTCGGGATGCGCTGTGTCGCCGCGCCGATCTGCGACGAAGACGGCATGCCCATCGGAGCGGTCAGCGTGTCCGGCCCGACGAATCGGTTCAACAACGAAGTGTTCGAGGACGAGATTCCGAAAAGCGTGTTGAGCACCGCAAACGTGATCGAAGTCAATATGACGTACACGTAG
- a CDS encoding mandelate racemase/muconate lactonizing enzyme family protein, with translation MRDFSNHSTERPAGHDVEITGVEAAVVDGNFEWNLVKVHTDAGVTGIGEAYRGGGVPELVEYTNRFLVGENPLDVERLFRYIVQEMSGHGGTTGKVVTAVSGIEIALWDVAGKILDVPVYQLLGSRYRDRVRIYCDCHAGEAYAVDEGGFTEYANAEAYTPDAYAAEAERVVDMGFDAIKFDLDMERDNKPDPYNGRLSNAALNHKVEVVAAVREAIGDEIDLAFDCHWDYTVESAARLARALEPYDLMWLEDVVPPEETAAQREVARRTKTPLATGENRFRVHELTELLDGYAVDVITPDPTTCGGLAESKRVADRAEERYVPFSPHNVCSPVGTMACVHLCAAVPNADVLEYHALEVDWWDDLLERDEPIISDGYIDVPTDPGLGIELDESVVEDHVLPGTDRFD, from the coding sequence ATGAGAGATTTTTCGAACCATTCGACAGAACGACCCGCGGGTCACGACGTCGAAATCACCGGCGTCGAGGCGGCGGTCGTCGACGGAAACTTCGAGTGGAACCTCGTGAAGGTGCACACCGACGCGGGCGTGACCGGAATCGGCGAGGCGTACCGCGGCGGTGGCGTCCCCGAACTCGTCGAGTACACCAATCGATTCCTCGTCGGCGAAAATCCGCTGGACGTCGAACGGCTGTTTCGATACATCGTCCAGGAGATGTCGGGCCACGGCGGAACGACCGGAAAGGTCGTTACCGCCGTCTCCGGGATCGAAATCGCGCTGTGGGACGTCGCTGGGAAGATCCTCGACGTGCCCGTCTACCAGCTCCTGGGCTCTCGCTACCGTGACCGCGTCCGAATCTACTGTGACTGCCACGCTGGCGAGGCCTACGCGGTCGACGAGGGCGGGTTCACCGAGTACGCCAACGCGGAGGCGTACACGCCCGACGCGTACGCGGCGGAGGCCGAGCGCGTCGTCGACATGGGGTTCGACGCGATCAAGTTCGACCTCGATATGGAACGCGACAACAAGCCGGATCCGTACAACGGACGGCTGTCCAACGCCGCGCTGAATCACAAAGTCGAGGTCGTCGCGGCCGTCCGCGAGGCGATCGGCGACGAGATCGATCTCGCCTTCGACTGCCACTGGGACTACACGGTCGAGAGCGCCGCTCGCCTCGCGAGAGCGCTCGAGCCGTACGATCTCATGTGGCTGGAAGACGTCGTTCCGCCGGAGGAGACGGCCGCCCAACGCGAGGTCGCTCGGCGCACGAAGACGCCCCTCGCCACCGGCGAGAACCGGTTTCGCGTCCACGAACTGACCGAACTGCTCGACGGGTACGCCGTCGACGTGATCACGCCCGATCCGACTACCTGCGGCGGCCTCGCCGAGTCCAAGCGCGTCGCTGACCGCGCCGAGGAGCGCTACGTTCCGTTCTCACCGCACAACGTCTGTAGCCCCGTCGGAACGATGGCCTGCGTTCACCTCTGTGCAGCCGTCCCGAACGCCGACGTCCTCGAGTATCACGCCCTGGAAGTCGACTGGTGGGACGACTTGCTCGAACGAGACGAACCGATAATATCGGACGGATACATCGACGTGCCGACCGATCCCGGCCTCGGCATCGAACTGGACGAGTCGGTTGTCGAAGACCACGTTCTCCCCGGAACCGACAGATTCGATTGA
- a CDS encoding thiamine pyrophosphate-binding protein produces MDVSQAVIERLTADGIDTVFGIPGKQTLPLNEAIGTRDDIRFVVARHETAVTHQAWGYAETSGRPAATAVVPGPGDMNAMNGLKNALNDCTPLVHIAVETEPEVRGGDGIHETPPDTYDNVVKANLLVERPESTIAVLEEAISIAETQPKGPVRVGIPKNFLAMDIPLATPADYSREFVTGVATEDIEAAADLLAEADDPVIVAGGGVRTANASDNLRRVADRLGAPVVATYKGKGVLPDGSGGYVAGTLSGSASPELLELLAEADAALAVGTDFDAVATRAWAVDVPEALVHVTLDADDLGNGYEPSVGIVADAAAALSRLEGALSEREFAAGDAVERAGAIRTATSDRLESLRGSSPPITSVSALETVRAAVPREAIATADAGGSRVWGLNVFEAGGPRSYVNPGSWATMGTALPSGIGAQLANPDADVVVLVGDGGLLMCVHELHTAVAEALPITVVVFVNEDYAIISDDAGRNYDLEDGEYDWTDAPIDFAGLAASFGMRTERAETPSEIRSTLESAVAADEPVLLEVPTDPREPQASDWMSDDS; encoded by the coding sequence ATGGACGTCAGCCAGGCCGTCATCGAGCGACTGACTGCCGATGGGATCGACACGGTGTTCGGCATTCCCGGCAAACAGACGCTCCCGCTCAACGAGGCGATCGGGACGCGAGACGACATTCGGTTCGTGGTCGCTCGACACGAGACCGCCGTCACGCATCAGGCGTGGGGGTACGCGGAAACCAGCGGACGGCCCGCGGCGACAGCCGTCGTTCCGGGGCCGGGCGACATGAACGCGATGAACGGGTTGAAGAACGCGCTCAACGACTGTACGCCGCTGGTTCACATCGCCGTCGAAACCGAACCAGAGGTACGCGGCGGGGACGGTATCCACGAGACGCCCCCTGACACCTACGACAACGTCGTCAAGGCGAACCTGCTCGTCGAACGTCCCGAAAGCACGATCGCCGTCCTCGAGGAAGCCATCTCGATCGCCGAAACGCAGCCGAAAGGTCCAGTTCGCGTCGGAATTCCGAAGAACTTCCTCGCGATGGACATTCCGCTCGCGACGCCGGCGGACTACAGCCGAGAGTTCGTTACGGGCGTCGCAACCGAGGATATCGAGGCCGCCGCCGATCTCCTGGCCGAGGCCGACGACCCGGTAATCGTCGCCGGCGGCGGCGTTCGCACCGCGAACGCGAGCGACAACCTCCGCCGAGTCGCCGATCGACTCGGAGCCCCCGTCGTCGCAACGTACAAGGGGAAGGGAGTGCTTCCCGACGGATCCGGCGGCTACGTCGCCGGGACGCTCTCGGGAAGCGCGTCGCCCGAGTTGCTCGAGTTACTCGCGGAGGCGGATGCGGCGCTCGCCGTGGGAACGGACTTCGACGCCGTTGCCACCCGCGCGTGGGCCGTCGACGTCCCCGAAGCACTCGTCCACGTCACGCTCGATGCCGACGATCTCGGGAACGGCTACGAGCCGTCCGTCGGGATCGTCGCCGACGCCGCGGCGGCGCTGTCGCGTCTCGAGGGCGCGCTCTCCGAGCGCGAGTTCGCGGCCGGCGACGCCGTCGAGCGAGCGGGTGCGATCCGAACGGCGACGAGCGATCGGCTCGAGTCGCTTCGCGGGTCGTCGCCGCCGATCACCTCCGTCAGCGCGCTCGAGACCGTTCGAGCGGCGGTTCCGCGGGAGGCGATCGCCACGGCCGACGCCGGCGGCTCGCGCGTCTGGGGGCTGAACGTGTTCGAAGCCGGCGGCCCGCGTTCGTACGTCAATCCGGGTTCGTGGGCGACCATGGGGACCGCACTGCCGTCCGGGATCGGTGCTCAACTCGCGAACCCGGACGCGGACGTCGTCGTTCTGGTCGGCGATGGCGGACTGCTGATGTGCGTCCACGAACTTCACACGGCCGTCGCCGAGGCGCTCCCGATCACCGTCGTCGTCTTCGTCAACGAGGACTACGCGATCATCAGCGACGACGCCGGCCGGAACTACGACCTCGAGGACGGCGAGTACGACTGGACCGACGCGCCGATCGATTTCGCCGGCCTCGCGGCGAGTTTCGGCATGCGAACCGAGCGTGCGGAAACGCCGTCGGAGATTCGCTCGACCCTCGAGTCCGCGGTCGCCGCCGACGAACCGGTTCTCCTCGAGGTGCCGACGGATCCTCGAGAGCCACAGGCGAGCGACTGGATGAGCGACGACTCGTAG
- a CDS encoding CBS domain-containing protein has translation MEDIFVARVMSSSLQTVTPDTLVEDAGQLMLENEVGSVIVVDEDNQLEGILTTTDFVRIVAERKPKDRTPVSAYMTQNVITVTAQDSIRDAADVIVEHGFHHLPVVDEDEGVIGIITTSDLASYLSREETPSPE, from the coding sequence ATGGAGGATATTTTCGTTGCCCGAGTAATGTCTTCGTCGCTGCAGACGGTCACACCGGACACGCTCGTCGAAGACGCGGGACAACTGATGCTCGAGAACGAGGTCGGTTCGGTCATCGTCGTCGACGAAGACAACCAACTCGAAGGGATTCTGACGACGACGGACTTCGTCCGGATCGTCGCCGAACGAAAGCCCAAAGACCGGACGCCGGTCTCGGCGTACATGACCCAGAACGTGATCACGGTCACGGCGCAGGACAGTATCCGCGACGCCGCGGACGTAATCGTCGAACACGGCTTCCATCATCTCCCCGTCGTTGACGAGGACGAGGGAGTCATCGGGATCATCACGACGTCGGATCTGGCCTCCTACCTCTCGCGCGAGGAGACGCCGAGTCCCGAGTAA
- the uvrA gene encoding excinuclease ABC subunit UvrA: protein MSKDYIEVRGAEEHNLKDLDVTIPREAFTVVTGLSGSGKSSLAFETIYAEGQRRYIESLSAYARNFLGQMDKPQVETVEGLSPAISIDQKNAANNPRSTVGTVTELHDYLRLLYARVGTPHCPECGREVGEQSAQNMVERILELPEGTRAKLAAPVVRDQKGAFEDLFDELVSEGYARVEVDGEEHDLTRDEPNLDENFDHTIDVIVDRVKVSTEARPRIIDSVETALEEAEGVLKVILPDAPKEVASDLGDAARRTGALGDEVEEDDRFVVEFSKDLACTHCGIDVPEIETRSFSFNSPHGACPECEGLGETKEVDEDLVLQDESKPLKHVFEPWSYNRSYYQTRLDAVAEHFDVPLTTPFEELEEDVQQAFLYGTSEQVLFKRRTKNGTRRKKKRFEGVIPNLERRYLETDSDSTREHIEDYMSVTECPACDGTRLKAASRAVLVDDSSITEINGLSIGDALEHFESMEADLTEREKVIAEEILKEIRSRLAFMCEVGLEYLTLDREASTLSGGESQRIRLATQIGSGLVGVLYVLDEPSIGLHQRDNDRLLDTLEELRDIGNTLIVVEHDEETMRRADQVVDMGPGPGKRGGEVVANGSVEELKRTEGSITGDYLSGRKQIPVPDERRDAEGALTILGARQHNLKDLDVDLPLGCFTAITGVSGSGKSTLMHDVLYKGLARRMNDNTSVIPGDHDGLEGLEGIETVRLIDQSPIGRTPRSNPATYTNVFDYIRELFASTKLAKQRGYEKGRFSFNVKGGRCEECGGQGTVKIEMNFLSDVYVPCEECDGARYNDATLDVTYKGKTIADVLELSIEEAYDFFESSSQIRRRLKLLKDVGLDYMKLGQPSTTLSGGEAQRVKLAEELGKKDSGETLYLLDEPTTGLHSEDERKLIDVLHRLTDNGNSVVVIEHELDLVKNADHVIDLGPEGGENGGELVASGTPEEVARLEESHTGRYLRDLLPKVDLEGPRGERVEPVTAPMDDD, encoded by the coding sequence ATGAGCAAGGACTATATCGAGGTGCGGGGTGCAGAGGAACACAACCTCAAGGACCTCGACGTGACGATTCCCCGCGAGGCGTTCACCGTCGTCACCGGCCTTTCGGGGTCGGGAAAATCCTCGCTGGCGTTCGAGACGATCTACGCCGAGGGGCAGCGCCGGTACATCGAGAGCCTCTCGGCGTACGCCCGGAACTTCCTCGGCCAGATGGACAAGCCACAGGTCGAGACCGTCGAAGGACTCTCGCCGGCGATTTCGATCGACCAGAAGAACGCCGCGAACAACCCGCGATCGACGGTGGGGACCGTCACCGAACTCCACGACTATCTCCGTCTTCTCTACGCCCGCGTCGGTACCCCCCACTGTCCCGAGTGCGGTCGCGAAGTCGGCGAACAGAGCGCACAGAACATGGTCGAACGCATCCTCGAGCTTCCGGAGGGAACCAGGGCCAAGCTGGCCGCACCCGTCGTCCGCGATCAGAAGGGAGCCTTCGAGGACCTCTTCGACGAACTCGTCTCGGAGGGGTACGCCCGCGTCGAAGTCGACGGCGAGGAACACGACCTCACCCGCGACGAGCCGAACTTAGACGAGAACTTCGATCACACGATCGATGTGATCGTCGACCGCGTGAAGGTCTCGACCGAGGCCCGACCGCGGATCATCGACAGCGTCGAGACGGCGCTCGAGGAGGCCGAGGGCGTGCTGAAGGTCATCCTCCCGGACGCACCGAAGGAGGTCGCGAGTGATCTGGGCGACGCGGCCCGCCGGACGGGCGCGCTCGGCGACGAAGTCGAGGAGGACGACCGCTTCGTCGTCGAGTTCTCGAAGGATCTGGCCTGTACCCACTGCGGAATCGACGTCCCCGAGATCGAAACCCGCTCGTTCTCCTTTAACTCGCCCCACGGCGCCTGTCCCGAGTGCGAGGGGCTGGGCGAGACGAAGGAGGTCGACGAGGACCTCGTGTTGCAAGACGAGTCCAAACCGCTCAAGCACGTCTTCGAACCCTGGAGCTACAACCGCTCGTACTATCAGACCCGCCTCGACGCCGTGGCCGAGCACTTCGACGTCCCGCTGACGACCCCGTTCGAAGAACTCGAGGAAGACGTCCAGCAGGCGTTCCTGTACGGCACCAGCGAGCAGGTGCTGTTCAAGCGACGGACGAAAAACGGGACCCGCCGCAAGAAAAAGCGCTTCGAGGGAGTCATTCCGAACCTCGAGCGCCGCTACCTCGAGACCGATTCGGACTCGACCCGAGAGCACATCGAGGACTACATGTCGGTCACGGAGTGTCCGGCCTGCGACGGGACCCGCCTGAAAGCCGCGAGTCGCGCGGTACTCGTCGACGACAGTTCGATCACCGAGATCAACGGGCTGTCGATCGGCGACGCTCTCGAGCACTTCGAGTCGATGGAAGCCGACCTCACCGAGCGCGAGAAGGTGATCGCCGAGGAGATCCTCAAAGAGATCCGTTCGCGACTCGCCTTCATGTGCGAGGTCGGCCTCGAGTACCTCACGCTCGACCGCGAGGCCTCGACGCTTTCCGGCGGCGAGAGCCAGCGGATTCGTCTCGCGACGCAGATCGGCTCCGGACTCGTCGGCGTCCTCTACGTGCTGGACGAGCCGTCGATCGGGCTCCACCAGCGGGACAACGACCGCCTGCTGGACACCCTGGAGGAACTGCGCGACATCGGTAACACCCTGATCGTCGTCGAGCACGACGAGGAGACGATGCGCCGTGCCGACCAGGTCGTCGACATGGGTCCCGGCCCCGGCAAGCGCGGCGGCGAGGTCGTCGCCAACGGCTCCGTCGAGGAGCTCAAACGGACCGAGGGATCGATCACCGGCGACTACCTCTCCGGCCGCAAGCAGATTCCGGTTCCCGACGAACGCCGGGACGCGGAGGGTGCACTGACGATTCTCGGTGCCCGCCAGCACAACCTCAAGGACCTCGACGTGGATCTTCCGCTGGGATGCTTTACGGCGATCACGGGCGTTTCCGGCTCCGGGAAGTCCACCCTCATGCACGACGTGCTCTACAAGGGCCTCGCTCGCCGGATGAACGACAACACGAGCGTGATTCCGGGCGACCACGACGGCCTCGAGGGGCTCGAGGGGATCGAGACGGTTCGCCTGATCGACCAGTCGCCGATCGGCCGCACGCCGCGGTCCAATCCGGCGACGTACACGAACGTTTTCGACTACATCCGGGAGCTGTTCGCGTCGACGAAGCTCGCGAAACAACGAGGCTACGAGAAGGGGCGGTTCTCCTTCAACGTCAAGGGCGGTCGCTGCGAGGAGTGTGGCGGACAGGGCACCGTCAAGATCGAGATGAACTTCCTCTCCGACGTCTACGTCCCCTGCGAGGAGTGCGACGGCGCGCGCTACAACGACGCCACGCTCGACGTCACCTACAAGGGCAAGACCATCGCGGACGTCCTCGAACTGTCCATCGAGGAGGCCTACGACTTCTTCGAGTCCTCGAGCCAGATTCGGCGGCGGCTGAAGCTGCTGAAAGACGTCGGGCTGGACTACATGAAACTCGGCCAGCCCTCCACGACGCTCTCGGGCGGGGAAGCCCAACGGGTCAAACTCGCGGAGGAACTCGGGAAGAAGGACTCCGGCGAGACGCTGTACCTGCTCGACGAGCCGACGACCGGTCTCCACAGCGAGGACGAGCGCAAGCTGATCGACGTCCTCCACCGACTGACCGACAACGGCAACAGCGTCGTCGTCATCGAACACGAACTCGACCTCGTAAAGAACGCCGATCACGTCATCGACCTCGGCCCCGAAGGCGGCGAGAATGGCGGCGAACTCGTCGCGAGCGGCACGCCCGAGGAGGTCGCCCGACTCGAGGAATCCCACACCGGACGGTACCTGCGCGATCTGTTGCCGAAGGTAGACCTCGAGGGGCCACGCGGCGAGCGCGTCGAGCCCGTGACCGCGCCGATGGACGACGACTGA